The Punica granatum isolate Tunisia-2019 chromosome 4, ASM765513v2, whole genome shotgun sequence genome has a window encoding:
- the LOC116204587 gene encoding serine/threonine-protein kinase CTR1: MPHRTTYFFPRQFPDLHHRHPGGFDSSPPKQQLSDHGKQFPPTAAFTATTTTTGSVLKDCTAFYPESDRKSFSSKKDDSLSKFSPVSDLFTGDTEPVPLSSGDFAIKHQTKKQLSDLRYWFVDRKGERERPSSSFHVKPRLSAPTDDDREPLLLPPEPSPAPAPVPDRSIDRNFDRQVSLPRLSSGSSYAGSLFSGTTTTVDRSLFSGGVKESTTASTKRGEEEEEGKNSLSKQTREKYHLQLSLAKRLASEASLSFDLQLHLQCNGAEGRSNVEAVSLRLWVSGCLSYADKISDGFYNILGMNPSLWVMCNDLEEGSRPPSLISLREVEPSETSMEVVLLDKREDLRLKELEEKAQELHCDSENTLILVRKLSKLVAISMGGTFPLEQGDLHRRWRVVSRRLKDFHKCIVLPIGSLSTGLCRHRAILFKKLADHIGLPCRIARGCKYCTADHQSSCLVKIEDDRHLSREYVVDLVGEPGNVCGPDSSINGCLISLIPSPFQVSYLKEFQQPYVDDASFHQTLNAEISQARPDDYRYSSNLKGDESKKVPFVGELSTMPLELQVESPRQGGSKLIAQQRYKEEITTSENLSPKSICEPSTFCASGQSDMKDAKGLVKFPDATIPRYLNLEPSLAMDWLEISWDELHIKERVGAGSFGTVHRAEWHGSDVAVKVLSVQDFHDDQLKEFLREVAIMKRVRHPNVVLFMGAVTRCPHLSIVTEYLPRGSLYRLIHRPATGEMLDQRRRLRMALDVAKGLNYLHNLSPPIVHWDLKSPNLLVDRNWTVKVGDFGLSRFKANTFISSKSVAGTPEWMAPEFLRGEPSDEKSDVYSFGVILWELVTLQQPWSGLSPAQVVGAVAFQNRRLVIPQNTSPLLSSIMESCWADDPTQRPSFASIVESLKKLLKSPMQFIQMGGP, encoded by the exons ATGCCTCACAGGACGACTTACTTCTTCCCCAGGCAATTCCCCGACCTCCACCACCGTCATCCCGGTGGATTCGATTCATCTCCTCCCAAGCAACAGCTGTCAGATCACGGGAAGCAATTCCCTCCAACCGCCGCCTTCAccgccaccaccaccaccaccggcaGCGTCCTCAAGGACTGTACTGCCTTTTATCCTGAAAGCGACCGCAAGTCCTTCTCGTCCAAAAAGGACGACAGCTTGTCAAAGTTCTCCCCCGTATCCGATCTCTTCACGGGCGACACCGAGCCCGTCCCTCTCAGCAGCGGCGACTTCGCCATCAAGCACCAAACCAAGAAGCAACTGTCCGACCTCCGCTACTGGTTCGTAGATCggaagggggagagagagaggcctTCGTCCTCGTTCCACGTGAAACCAAGACTGTCCGCCCCCACCGATGACGATCGCGAACCTCTTCTCCTCCCGCCTGAGCCTTCTCCGGCGCCGGCGCCGGTGCCGGACAGGAGCATTGACCGGAACTTCGACCGGCAGGTGTCACTGCCGAGGCTTTCAAGCGGGAGCAGTTATGCAGGGAGCTTGTTCTCCGGCACGACTACTACTGTGGACCGGAGCTTGTTCTCGGGCGGGGTGAAGGAGTCGACCACGGCTTCTACCAAGcggggggaggaggaggaggaagggaaGAATAGCCTGTCGAAGCAGACAAGGGAGAAATACCACTTGCAGCTGAGTTTGGCGAAGAGACTTGCCTCCGAAGCAAGCCTCTCCTTTGACCTCCAGCTGCATTTGCAATGCAATGGCGCTGAGGGTCGCTCTAACGTTGAAGCTGTCTCTCTTCGTCTCTGG GTCAGCGGCTGCTTATCCTATGCCGACAAAATATCAGATGGATTCTACAATATCCTGGGAATGAATCCATCTCTGTGGGTTATGTGCAATGACTTAGAGGAGGGGAGCAGGCCACCCTCATTGATTTCACTCAGAGAGGTTGAACCCAGTGAGACATCCATGGAGGTTGTCCTCCTCGATAAACGGGAGGATTTGCGCCTCAAGGAGCTAGAAGAGAAAGCACAAGAATTGCATTGTGATTCAGAGAATACCTTAATCCTGGTCAGGAAACTCAGCAAGCTTGTTGCCATTTCCATGGG GGGAACATTTCCACTGGAGCAAGGTGACCTCCACAGAAGGTGGAGAGTGGTCAGCAGGAGATTGAAGGACTTTCATAAGTGCATTGTCCTTCCCATTGGCAGCTTATCTACTGGCCTTTGCCGGCATCGGGCCATTCTTTTCAAG AAATTGGCAGACCACATCGGTTTGCCATGCCGGATCGCCCGAGGCTGCAAGTATTGTACAGCAGATCACCAATCCTCTTGCCTTGTTAAGATAGAAGATGACAGGCATTTATCAAG GGAGTATGTAGTTGATCTGGTTGGTGAACCCGGGAATGTGTGTGGTCCAGATTCATCGATCAATGGTTGTTTAATCTCTTTGATTCCCTCACCGTTCCAAGTTTCGTACCTGAAAGAATTCCAGCAGCCCTATGTGGATGATGCATCCTTTCATCAAACTCTGAATGCAGAGATTTCACAAGCTCGTCCGGATGATTACCGGTATTCAT CCAACTTGAAAGGAGATGAGTCGAAAAAGGTGCCCTTTGTGGGGGAATTATCCACGATGCCATTGGAGTTACAAG TTGAATCTCCAAGACAGGGTGGATCCAAACTTATTGCCCAACAGAGATACAAAGAAGAGATTACAACATCTGAGAATCTGAGTCCAAAAAGCATCTGTGAGCCAAGTACTTTCTGTGCTTCTGGCCAGTCAGATATGAAGGATGCCAAGGGTCTTGTGAAATTTCCTGATGCCACCATTCCTAGATACTTGAATCTTGAACCTTCTCTTGCAATGGACTGGCTTGAGATCTCATGGGATGAGTTACATATCAAGGAGCGAGTTGGTGCTG GTTCCTTTGGGACTGTGCATCGGGCAGAGTGGCATGGATCG GATGTGGCAGTCAAGGTTCTGAGTGTGCAGGATTTTCATGATGATCAGTTGAAGGAGTTTCTGAGAGAG GTTGCAATTATGAAGCGTGTGCGGCATCCCAACGTGGTTCTCTTCATGGGTGCAGTCACAAGGTGTCCTCACCTGTCAATTGTGACAGAGTATCTTCCTAG GGGCAGTCTATATCGTCTAATTCACAGGCCAGCTACTGGGGAGATGCTAGATCAGAGGAGGCGATTGCGCATGGCATTAGATGTG GCCAAGGGCTTAAATTATCTTCATAATCTCAGTCCCCCCATAGTTCACTGGGATCTTAAATCTCCCAATCTACTGGTTGATAGGAATTGGACTGTCAAG GTGGGCGACTTTGGGCTGTCAAGGTTCAAGGCGAACACATTCATATCATCAAAATCTGTTGCTGGAACA cCCGAGTGGATGGCTCCAGAATTCCTCCGGGGAGAACCTTCAGATGAGAAATCTGATGTTTACTCTTTTGGGGTCATTCTATGGGAGCTTGTGACCTTGCAACAACCTTGGAGTGGACTTAGCCCTGCCCAG GTCGTTGGAGCTGTTGCTTTTCAGAATAGAAGATTGGTAATCCCACAGAATACCTCTCCACTGTTGTCTTCCATCATGGAATCTTGCTGGGCCGA TGATCCCACCCAGCGGCCATCTTTCGCCAGCATAGTCGAGTCGCTGAAGAAGCTGTTGAAGTCCCCCATGCAGTTCATACAGATGGGCGGGCCATGA
- the LOC116204588 gene encoding small glutamine-rich tetratricopeptide repeat-containing protein 2: MWYDLILQAVLLLVTVVMFLTIYGIPQRALSRLRLRLRSRSDLQAKRHFVLGAQLLSKARSAPSSSSAASLAREAASEADLAISVDPRDAASHILKALALDLQGFRTSALDSFDTALSPLAIKSLGEKEIGDALYKRAEIKVALSSRGRVDSALDDLNRAVKLSPSPKAYSLLGHCYEKKKMKDEALKAYEEALRIQPALSDAQEALARLRS; the protein is encoded by the coding sequence atgtGGTACGATCTGATCCTCCAAGCTGTGCTCCTCCTCGTCACCGTCGTCATGTTCCTCACCATCTACGGCATCCCCCAGCGTGCCCTCTCCCGCCTCCGCCTCCGCCTCCGCAGCCGTTCAGACCTCCAGGCCAAGCGCCACTTCGTCCTCGGCGCCCAGCTCCTCTCCAAGGCCAGATCCGCCCCTTCCAGCTCCTCCGCCGCCTCCCTCGCCCGCGAGGCCGCCTCCGAGGCCGACCTCGCCATCTCCGTCGACCCCCGTGACGCCGCCTCCCACATACTCAAGGCCCTCGCCCTCGACCTCCAGGGCTTCCGCACCTCCGCCCTCGACTCCTTCGACACCGCCCTCTCCCCGCTCGCCATCAAGTCCCTCGGCGAGAAGGAGATCGGGGACGCCCTGTACAAGAGGGCCGAGATCAAGGTCGCCCTCAGCAGCCGTGGCCGGGTCGACTCGGCCTTGGATGATCTGAATCGGGCCGTGAAGCTTAGCCCCAGCCCCAAGGCCTACTCTCTGCTGGGGCACTGCtacgagaagaagaagatgaaggacGAAGCTCTCAAGGCCTACGAGGAGGCCCTGAGGATCCAGCCGGCCCTATCAGACGCCCAAGAGGCTCTCGCCCGGCTCCGTTCGTAG